One Gigantopelta aegis isolate Gae_Host chromosome 1, Gae_host_genome, whole genome shotgun sequence genomic region harbors:
- the LOC121387358 gene encoding C-type mannose receptor 2-like has product MRNQYLTSRGDICYEFVLYKTRTQAQADRECAVNGGNLVTVKDKRVEDFIGDMLHKLRYNGRVWIGLNDIATEGEYHWSTGKKATYLNWAPHEPTLFLSTIEDCVILDVKKHMQWFDTPCHLRQYEYICEYSIEQDVSRCPADLIRNQYLTARGDICYEFVLHQTKIHTHAEQECAVNGGNLVTVKDKSVEDFIGDMLHKFRYNERVWIGLNDIITEGEYHWSTGEKATYFNWAPHEPTMFLSTFEDCVILDVKKDMQWLDTPCLIGFHHYICEYREYPLVTHLCH; this is encoded by the exons ATGAGAAACCAGTATCTGACATCCCGGGGTGACATATGTTACGAGTTTGTCCTCTACAAGACTAGAACCCAGGCACAGGCGGATCGGGAGTGCGCCGTGAATGGAGGAAATCTCGTCACAGTCAAAGACAAACGTGTGGAAGATTTTATTGGGGACATGTTGCACAAGTTACGTTATAACGGGCGAGTCTGGATTGGACTGAACGATATCGCAACTGAAGGAGAGTACCACTGGAGCACAG ggAAAAAAGCCACGTACTTAAACTGGGCCCCACACGAACCGACGCTTTTTCTTTCTACGATTGAAGATTGTGTGATTCTAGATGTTAAAAAACACATGCAGTGGTTCGACACCCCTTGTCATCTTCGGCAATACGAGTATATCTGTGAATATT CAATCGAACAGGATGTATCCAGGTGTCCTGCTGATCTGATCAGAAACCAGTACCTGACAGCACGGGGTGACATATGTTACGAGTTTGTCCTCCACCAGACTAAAATACATACCCACGCGGAGCAGGAGTGCGCTGTTAATGGAGGAAATCTCGTCACAGTCAAAGACAAAAGTGTGGAGGATTTCATTGGGGACATGTTACACAAGTTTCGCTATAACGAGCGGGTCTGGATTGGACTCAACGATATCATAACTGAAGGGGAGTACCACTGGAGCACAG GAGAGAAAGCCACGTACTTCAACTGGGCCCCACACGAACCGACGATGTTCCTGTCTACATTTGAAGATTGCGTGATTCTAGATGTTAAAAAAGACATGCAGTGGCTCGACACACCTTGTCTTATTGGATTTCACCATTACATTTGTGAATATCGTGAGTATCCGCTTGTCACTCACCTCTGTCATTAA